In Cryptomeria japonica chromosome 10, Sugi_1.0, whole genome shotgun sequence, a genomic segment contains:
- the LOC131079139 gene encoding uncharacterized protein LOC131079139, with the protein MPRPGPRPYECIRRAWHSDRHHPLRGRLIQEIFRIADEIHTPTTRRNKEWQKKLPLVVLRAEEILYSKANSEAEYVDLKTLRSRIEDAVNIMIRRDESTENGQYLEPCVEAALYVGCPPKKASRNQRHISRFCVGSSQSLATSSATPLIGKCNDYEGSSLVSQGNTQEIRFTNAEYCTGVSSSLGCEQYSIMPIHATPVCPSSVVCTPRVDTIPSTNDAIYSLSNPCSTGNINRISFNRGIPSAWNGPSQQQPFSRTNEKGAIVHPLDLQTRFDTRLLCMPVPWSLSSASTCNAMSAPWCVTPSFQLDVSNRPSIGFPSHAILSPVVAELPTPCMDSGLQFQVHPVVLKDSIHTEPNSAKYTTELCSFDGTHGTYKSFQSSVERDSSAEVDCKTASEDACDLHLRLGPSSNPCFHVATTGSYDIEDLESSNSRAKAQVEDQALEILKVNDSFGSGSESNQDFHCFSPSLSSGFGFPEALPRENIGLHVNRYTINQATDVEMPSLKRSRCDKESMVSQIDVNSTDHQQMCELQMGLGLSLPGRSSDI; encoded by the exons AATTGCAGACGAGATTCACACTCCAActacaagaagaaataaagaatGGCAAAAGAAGCTGCCTTTGGTGGTCTTGCGTGCAGAGGAGATATTATACTCCAAAGCAAATTCAGAA GCAGAATATGTGGACTTGAAAACATTGCGGTCCCGAATAGAGGATGCTGTAAATATTATGATTCGAAGAGATGAAAGCACCGAGAATGGTCAATAtttggaaccttgtgtggaag CGGCGCTATATGTAGGATGCCCACCAAAGAAAGCATCCAGGAACCAGAGGCACATTTCAAGATTCTGTGTAGGTAGCAGTCAATCGTTGGCTACATCCTCTGCCACTCCTTTGATAGGCAAGTGCAATGATTATGAGGGTTCTTCCTTGGTTAGTCAAGGAAATACACAGGAGATTAGATTTACTAATGCAGAATATTGTACTGGAGTTTCATCTTCTTTAGGTTGTGAACAGTATTCTATAATGCCCATCCATGCCACACCTGTCTGTCCAAGTTCAGTTGTCTGCACCCCTAGAGTTGACACAATACCTTCCACCAATGATGCTATCTACTCTCTTTCAAATCCATGTTCAACAGGCAACATCAATCGTATCAGTTTTAACCGAGGAATTCCTTCAGCATGGAATGGACCATCTCAACAACAGCCATTTTCTCGTACAAATGAAAAAGGAGCAATTGTGCATCCTCTTGATCTTCAAACTAGGTTTGATACAAGGCTTCTTTGCATGCCTGTTCCATGGTCTCTGTCTTCTGCATCCACGTGCAACGCAATGTCAGCACCCTGGTGTGTAACACCTTCATTCCAACTAGATGTCTCAAACAGGCCTTCTATTGGTTTCCCTTCTCATGCAATATTGAGTCCTGTGGTAGCTGAATTACCAACTCCTTGCATGGATTCTGGATTGCAATTTCAAGTGCATCCAGTGGTGTTAAAAGATAGCATCCACACAGAGCCCAATTCTGCAAAATACACAACAGAATTGTGCTCTTTTGATGGCACACATGGGACATACAAAAGCTTTCAAAGCAGTGTAGAAAGAGATTCATCTGCAGAGGTGGACTGCAAAACAGCATCTGAAGATGCGTGTGATCTACATTTAAGATTGGGCCCCTCATCAAATCCATGCTTTCACGTTGCAACCACTGGGAGCTATGATATTGAAGATTTAGAATCAAGTAATTCTAGAGCAAAAGCTCAAGTAGAAGATCAGGCTCTAGAAATTTTAAAGGTGAAtgattcttttggttctggttctgAATCAAATCAGGATTTtcattgtttttctccttctcttagTTCAGGATTTGGTTTCCCAGAAGCTCTTCCAAGGGAAAATATAGGTCTACATGTCAACAGATACACAATCAACCAAGCAACAGATGTTGAAATGCCGAGTCTGAAGCGCAGCAGATGTGATAAAGAGTCAATGGTCAGTCAAATAGATGTTAATTCAACAGATCATCAACAAATGTGCGAATTACAGATGGGGCTTGGACTTTCTTTACCTGGAAGAAGCTCTGATATATAG